One stretch of Malus domestica chromosome 14, GDT2T_hap1 DNA includes these proteins:
- the LOC103422841 gene encoding hypersensitive-induced response protein 1 isoform X2, with protein sequence MLPYLDYCSEENMGNLFCCVQVDQSTVAIRERFGKFVEVLEPGCHYLPWFLGHQLAGHLSLRLQQLDVRCETKTKDNVFVNVVASIQYRALANKADDAFYKLSNTRSQIQAYVFDVIRASVPKLNLDAAFEQKNEIAKAVENELEKAMSAYGYEIVQTLIVDIEPDEHVKRAMNEINAAARMRVAANEKAEAEKILQIKRAEGEAESKYLSGLGIARQRQAIVDGLRDSVLGFSVNVPGTTSKDVMDMVLVTQYFDTMKEIGAASKSSAVFIPHGPGAVRDVASQIRDGLLQGSHQ encoded by the exons TAGTGAAGAGAACATGGGTAATTTATTCTGTTGTGTACAAGTTGATCAATCCACAGTAGCTATAAGGGAGAGATTTGGAAAGTTTGTGGAAGTTCTTGAGCCAGGATGTCATTACCTGCCTTGGTTTCTTGGGCATCAGCTTGCTGGCCATCTCTCTCTTCGTTTGCAGCAATTGGACGTGCGCTGTGAGACCAAGACAAAG GACAACGTATTTGTTAACGTCGTTGCATCTATTCAATATCGTGCTCTAGCAAACAAAGCAGATGATGCTTTCTACAAACTCAGCAACACAAGGTCTCAAATCCAGGCCTATGTCTTTGATG TGATTAGAGCTAGTGTTCCAAAGCTGAATCTGGATGCTGCTTTTGAGCAAAAGAATGAAATTGCAAAAGCGGTGGAAAATGAGCTCGAAAAA GCTATGTCTGCTTATGGTTATGAGATTGTACAAACGCTCATTGTTGACATAGAACCAGATGAGCATGTGAAACGGGCAATGAATGAAATCAATGCTG cTGCAAGAATGAGGGTGGCAGCTAATGAAAAGGCAGAGGCTGAGAAGATTTTGCAAATTAAACGAGCTGAGGGTGAGGCTGAGTCAAAGTATCTCTCTGGGCTGGGTATAGCTCGCCAGCGTCAAGCAATTGTAGATGGTTTGAGAGATAGTGTGCTGGGGTTTTCCGTCAATGTTCCAGGGACAACCTCAAAGGATGTCATGGACATGGTCCTTGTCACACAGTATTTTGACACCATGAAGGAAATTGGCGCTGCCTCTAAATCCTCTGCCGTGTTTATTCCCCATGGACCTGGTGCTGTACGCGATGTTGCTTCTCAGATTCGTGATGGACTTCTTCAGGGTTCTCACCAGTAG
- the LOC103422841 gene encoding hypersensitive-induced response protein 1 isoform X1: MGKEGEDSFSEENMGNLFCCVQVDQSTVAIRERFGKFVEVLEPGCHYLPWFLGHQLAGHLSLRLQQLDVRCETKTKDNVFVNVVASIQYRALANKADDAFYKLSNTRSQIQAYVFDVIRASVPKLNLDAAFEQKNEIAKAVENELEKAMSAYGYEIVQTLIVDIEPDEHVKRAMNEINAAARMRVAANEKAEAEKILQIKRAEGEAESKYLSGLGIARQRQAIVDGLRDSVLGFSVNVPGTTSKDVMDMVLVTQYFDTMKEIGAASKSSAVFIPHGPGAVRDVASQIRDGLLQGSHQ, translated from the exons atggggaaggaaggagaagactcCTT TAGTGAAGAGAACATGGGTAATTTATTCTGTTGTGTACAAGTTGATCAATCCACAGTAGCTATAAGGGAGAGATTTGGAAAGTTTGTGGAAGTTCTTGAGCCAGGATGTCATTACCTGCCTTGGTTTCTTGGGCATCAGCTTGCTGGCCATCTCTCTCTTCGTTTGCAGCAATTGGACGTGCGCTGTGAGACCAAGACAAAG GACAACGTATTTGTTAACGTCGTTGCATCTATTCAATATCGTGCTCTAGCAAACAAAGCAGATGATGCTTTCTACAAACTCAGCAACACAAGGTCTCAAATCCAGGCCTATGTCTTTGATG TGATTAGAGCTAGTGTTCCAAAGCTGAATCTGGATGCTGCTTTTGAGCAAAAGAATGAAATTGCAAAAGCGGTGGAAAATGAGCTCGAAAAA GCTATGTCTGCTTATGGTTATGAGATTGTACAAACGCTCATTGTTGACATAGAACCAGATGAGCATGTGAAACGGGCAATGAATGAAATCAATGCTG cTGCAAGAATGAGGGTGGCAGCTAATGAAAAGGCAGAGGCTGAGAAGATTTTGCAAATTAAACGAGCTGAGGGTGAGGCTGAGTCAAAGTATCTCTCTGGGCTGGGTATAGCTCGCCAGCGTCAAGCAATTGTAGATGGTTTGAGAGATAGTGTGCTGGGGTTTTCCGTCAATGTTCCAGGGACAACCTCAAAGGATGTCATGGACATGGTCCTTGTCACACAGTATTTTGACACCATGAAGGAAATTGGCGCTGCCTCTAAATCCTCTGCCGTGTTTATTCCCCATGGACCTGGTGCTGTACGCGATGTTGCTTCTCAGATTCGTGATGGACTTCTTCAGGGTTCTCACCAGTAG
- the LOC103422842 gene encoding mitochondrial outer membrane protein porin of 36 kDa-like, producing the protein MSNTSGVRYNIGKDARDLLYKDYVHELPIRFESKDFNWISDISCKVNLIAPGLSTLFSFNVPDYGQMELQYENGVAEIAGGIGLKRNPLKMCEPVALFSAVIGGSSVCSIGTDLAFDISAGALAKFSAGFSLNSDFVSASLSLDKLDTVKASCFTMVNPLSNTALGAELKHRFSTNDSALAVGAQHAFFPSTLAKARVSTHGNVGVLIRQGFWQKLFLSMSGEVDFMGVQRSPRFGLSLSVRL; encoded by the exons ATGAGTAACACTTCGGGTGTGCGCTACAACATTGGCAAGGATGCCAGAG ATCTTCTCTACAAGGACTATGTTCATGAACTGCCAATTCGGTTTGAATCCAAAGACTTCAACTGGATCAGTGACATCTCGTGCAAAG TTAATTTGATTGCTCCTGGACTCAGCACCCTTTTCAGTTTTAACGTGCCGGATTATGGCCAG ATGGAACTGCAATACGAAAATGGTGTTGCCGAGATTGCTGGAGGAATCGGGTTGAAAAGAAATCCGCTGAAAATGTGTGAACCGGTTGCACTCTTTTCTGCAGTGATAGGAGGCAGTTCTGTGTGCTCCATTGGAACCGACCTTGCCTTCGACATATCTGCGGGAGCATTAGCAAAATTCAGTGCCGGTTTCAGCTTGAACAGTGACTttgtttctgcttccttatcctT GGACAAGCTTGACACTGTAAAAGCTTCATGCTTCACCATGGTCAACCCCCTGAGCAACACAGCCCTTGGAGCAGAGTTGAAGCACCGGTTTTCAACCAACGATAGTGCCCTTGCTGTTGGTGCCCAGCACGCGTTTTTTCCATCTACACTGGCGAAGGCTCGAGTTAGCACACACGGGAATGTTGGCGTTCTTATACGGCAAGGGTTTTGGCAGAAATTGTTCCTGTCTATGTCCGGAGAAGTGGATTTTATGGGCGTACAGAGAAGTCCAAGATTTGGACTCTCTCTTTCTGTTAGGCTGTGA
- the LOC103422841 gene encoding hypersensitive-induced response protein 1 isoform X3, translating to MGNLFCCVQVDQSTVAIRERFGKFVEVLEPGCHYLPWFLGHQLAGHLSLRLQQLDVRCETKTKDNVFVNVVASIQYRALANKADDAFYKLSNTRSQIQAYVFDVIRASVPKLNLDAAFEQKNEIAKAVENELEKAMSAYGYEIVQTLIVDIEPDEHVKRAMNEINAAARMRVAANEKAEAEKILQIKRAEGEAESKYLSGLGIARQRQAIVDGLRDSVLGFSVNVPGTTSKDVMDMVLVTQYFDTMKEIGAASKSSAVFIPHGPGAVRDVASQIRDGLLQGSHQ from the exons ATGGGTAATTTATTCTGTTGTGTACAAGTTGATCAATCCACAGTAGCTATAAGGGAGAGATTTGGAAAGTTTGTGGAAGTTCTTGAGCCAGGATGTCATTACCTGCCTTGGTTTCTTGGGCATCAGCTTGCTGGCCATCTCTCTCTTCGTTTGCAGCAATTGGACGTGCGCTGTGAGACCAAGACAAAG GACAACGTATTTGTTAACGTCGTTGCATCTATTCAATATCGTGCTCTAGCAAACAAAGCAGATGATGCTTTCTACAAACTCAGCAACACAAGGTCTCAAATCCAGGCCTATGTCTTTGATG TGATTAGAGCTAGTGTTCCAAAGCTGAATCTGGATGCTGCTTTTGAGCAAAAGAATGAAATTGCAAAAGCGGTGGAAAATGAGCTCGAAAAA GCTATGTCTGCTTATGGTTATGAGATTGTACAAACGCTCATTGTTGACATAGAACCAGATGAGCATGTGAAACGGGCAATGAATGAAATCAATGCTG cTGCAAGAATGAGGGTGGCAGCTAATGAAAAGGCAGAGGCTGAGAAGATTTTGCAAATTAAACGAGCTGAGGGTGAGGCTGAGTCAAAGTATCTCTCTGGGCTGGGTATAGCTCGCCAGCGTCAAGCAATTGTAGATGGTTTGAGAGATAGTGTGCTGGGGTTTTCCGTCAATGTTCCAGGGACAACCTCAAAGGATGTCATGGACATGGTCCTTGTCACACAGTATTTTGACACCATGAAGGAAATTGGCGCTGCCTCTAAATCCTCTGCCGTGTTTATTCCCCATGGACCTGGTGCTGTACGCGATGTTGCTTCTCAGATTCGTGATGGACTTCTTCAGGGTTCTCACCAGTAG